The proteins below are encoded in one region of Ereboglobus luteus:
- a CDS encoding Gfo/Idh/MocA family protein, with the protein MNTTTQDSAFPKTVINRRTFAKTAALAGAGLAMGSAFASAADPASAIASASGGTRRRYAIVGCGGRHRMYLNSILNQYKDVAEIVAVCDVNKGRAESAAKNALKAGVSIKAYFPKSNPSKPDFDRLLPEFEQMIKETKPDIVIVTTTDCAHDRYIVKAMEMGCDTITEKPMTITAEKCQRILDAKKRTGKKVRVTFNYRYSPPRTQVKDLLMSGAIGDILSVDFTWLLNTRHGADYFRRWHSNKINSGGLMIHKATHHFDLVNWWLSASPVEVTAVGKREFYTPAMIKRFGLKGPGERCMTCPEGGKCGFHIDLPGTPGIKSMYLDNEKYDGYMRDRCVFRSDIDIEDTMNVIVKYDTGATLSYSLNAFNAWEGYQIAFNGTKGRLEHSIVEQIYMNAADGDDKQGAIKAGGTVVRVIPLREPATEHTPWKGSGSHGGGDVVMLNDVFLPNPPADKYQRNSDERGGAESILIGAAANMSFVTGRPVKIADMVKGLKKPDYPPMPTNKDPVEMPRRLQANVINRKPSAKKKA; encoded by the coding sequence ATGAACACGACCACCCAAGACTCCGCCTTCCCTAAAACCGTTATTAACCGTCGCACTTTTGCCAAAACCGCCGCGCTCGCCGGCGCCGGGCTTGCGATGGGCTCCGCGTTTGCCAGTGCGGCCGATCCCGCCTCGGCCATCGCCTCAGCCTCCGGAGGCACGCGCCGCCGTTACGCCATCGTCGGTTGCGGCGGACGCCACCGCATGTATCTCAACTCCATTCTCAACCAATACAAGGACGTCGCCGAGATCGTCGCCGTATGCGACGTGAACAAGGGGCGCGCCGAGAGCGCGGCAAAAAACGCACTCAAGGCCGGTGTGTCGATCAAGGCGTATTTCCCGAAATCCAATCCCTCGAAACCCGATTTCGACCGACTGCTCCCAGAGTTCGAACAGATGATCAAGGAAACCAAGCCCGATATCGTCATCGTAACGACCACCGACTGCGCGCACGATCGCTACATCGTCAAGGCAATGGAAATGGGCTGCGACACCATCACCGAAAAACCCATGACGATCACCGCCGAGAAATGCCAGCGCATCCTCGACGCGAAAAAACGCACCGGCAAAAAAGTCCGCGTCACCTTCAACTATCGTTACTCGCCGCCGCGCACCCAAGTGAAGGATCTGCTCATGTCCGGCGCGATCGGCGACATCCTCTCCGTTGATTTCACCTGGTTGCTCAACACCCGCCACGGCGCCGATTATTTCCGTCGCTGGCACAGCAACAAAATCAACTCCGGCGGCCTCATGATCCACAAGGCCACGCACCACTTCGACCTCGTGAACTGGTGGCTCAGCGCCTCGCCCGTCGAGGTCACCGCCGTCGGCAAGCGCGAATTCTACACGCCCGCCATGATCAAGCGTTTCGGCCTCAAGGGCCCCGGCGAACGTTGCATGACCTGCCCCGAGGGTGGCAAGTGCGGCTTCCACATCGACCTCCCCGGCACCCCCGGCATCAAATCCATGTATCTCGACAACGAAAAATACGACGGCTACATGCGCGACCGCTGCGTCTTCCGTTCAGACATCGACATCGAGGACACCATGAACGTGATCGTTAAATACGACACCGGCGCCACACTCAGCTACTCGCTCAATGCCTTCAACGCGTGGGAAGGTTATCAAATCGCCTTCAACGGCACCAAGGGCCGTCTCGAGCACTCCATCGTCGAGCAAATCTACATGAACGCTGCCGACGGTGACGACAAGCAAGGCGCGATCAAGGCCGGCGGCACGGTGGTGCGCGTCATCCCGCTCCGCGAGCCCGCCACCGAGCACACTCCCTGGAAGGGCTCGGGCAGCCACGGCGGTGGCGATGTTGTCATGTTGAACGACGTTTTCCTTCCGAACCCGCCCGCCGACAAATATCAGCGCAATTCCGACGAGCGCGGCGGCGCCGAGTCGATCCTCATCGGCGCGGCGGCCAACATGAGCTTCGTGACCGGTCGGCCGGTGAAAATAGCGGATATGGTCAAGGGCTTGAAAAAGCCCGACTATCCGCCGATGCCCACCAACAAGGACCCGGTCGAAATGCCCCGCCGGCTCCAGGCCAATGTGATCAACCGAAAGCCGTCCGCAAAAAAGAAAGCCTGA
- a CDS encoding zinc ribbon domain-containing protein — MRHPAIDNLLILQNRDTKRIQLETEIKSVPDLVRAVEGKILADKQAIEEARTELMDLETQKKLIETEIGTMQGTLGKYKTQQSLVRKNDEYQALGQQIASTESAIGELEEKELGVMFAIDEAKVKFANAEKVLKDNIAGHESRIATLREREKNLAVELAAAQSEVAKAREPLDPLSLRLYGRIAERTQPVVAAVHGGTCDGCHLKVSGESESNARKGEILATCDQCGRIIWWD, encoded by the coding sequence ATGCGCCATCCTGCCATCGATAATCTCCTCATACTCCAGAATCGTGACACCAAACGAATCCAGCTGGAGACAGAAATCAAGTCGGTGCCCGATTTAGTTCGCGCCGTGGAGGGGAAAATCCTCGCGGACAAGCAGGCCATCGAGGAGGCGCGAACGGAGTTGATGGATCTCGAAACCCAAAAAAAATTAATCGAGACGGAAATCGGCACGATGCAGGGCACGCTCGGAAAATACAAAACGCAGCAATCACTCGTGCGCAAAAACGACGAATACCAGGCGCTCGGCCAGCAAATTGCATCGACGGAATCCGCCATCGGCGAGCTGGAGGAAAAGGAACTGGGCGTGATGTTCGCGATCGACGAGGCGAAGGTGAAATTTGCCAATGCCGAAAAAGTGCTCAAGGACAACATTGCCGGGCACGAATCGCGAATCGCGACATTGCGCGAGCGCGAGAAAAACCTGGCCGTGGAGCTGGCCGCCGCGCAGTCCGAGGTGGCGAAGGCGCGCGAGCCGCTGGACCCGTTGAGCTTGCGCCTATACGGCCGGATTGCGGAGCGCACGCAGCCGGTGGTCGCCGCCGTGCACGGCGGGACGTGCGATGGCTGCCACCTGAAGGTTTCCGGCGAGTCGGAATCAAACGCACGCAAGGGCGAGATTCTCGCGACGTGCGACCAATGCGGACGAATCATCTGGTGGGACTGA
- a CDS encoding ATP cone domain-containing protein: protein MKSSLPFSISNILPSEPAATITKGAQLLNRSIPADARMVVKRDGTRARYDQNKVTRAIALAFHEVRTNNADNPSRDDFLAQYGVSPDIFAEAARLGESVSQMLELYYREGKHPSIEQIQDAVEKAIAASGNWEVARSYVLYRMQHSANRLAKYEENGLGDYIAMAKYARYRPDLKRRETFTEATDRVRDMHLTHFAAKIDARIPEKLPADIAALAGDAAPQLLATLGNKRLYDIIQTVFDKVAAKQVLPSMRSMQFGGEAILKNHSRMFNCSFANVDRVEFFREYLYLLLSGCGVGFSVQKHHVAMLPSLPARANEYDLPVWHYHIPDTIEGWSDAVHMLFQSFYEGKKIEFNYSLIRSRGLPLKTSGGKAPGHLPLKRALTQVEEILSQAAGRALRPIEVYDINMFLAKAVLAGGIRRSATICLFSPDDEEMMNAKTGNWFEKYPHRSASNNSAVLARTEDNRAHFKKLFKAQKEFGEPGFFFSDNPEAGCNPCAEINLLPIVDWELSGEEVSKLFAWGYKGDLPGTTRLSGFQMCNLTTINGRAATTVENFFDGCIAATAIGTLQAAYTSMPYLGPVTRLINEHDSLLGVSICGFMDNPNILFDAEILTRGAHLCRATNRLIAALIGIRPAAKLTTCKPEGTASLILDAASGIHPHHSRHYFRRVQANRKEPIYTFFKQHNPQMTEASVYNPDTDDVITFPVEAAPQAILRKDINALQFLQLVELVQQSWVIPGGDPESRSPNLHHNVSNTCTVSPTEWNDVEEFIWEHRESFTGISLLQDAGDKVYAQAPREEVATESDIIRWNMLRPNKVDYTKMREETDETKLAEHIACAGGACEIVHT, encoded by the coding sequence ATGAAGTCTTCCCTCCCTTTTTCCATCTCCAACATCCTTCCAAGCGAACCCGCGGCGACCATCACCAAAGGCGCCCAATTGCTCAACCGCAGCATCCCCGCGGATGCCCGCATGGTCGTCAAACGCGACGGCACCCGCGCCCGCTACGACCAGAACAAGGTTACCCGCGCCATCGCGCTCGCCTTCCACGAAGTGCGCACCAATAACGCCGACAATCCGTCCCGCGACGACTTCCTCGCGCAATACGGCGTGAGCCCCGACATCTTCGCCGAGGCCGCCCGCCTTGGCGAAAGCGTCTCGCAGATGCTCGAACTCTACTACCGCGAGGGCAAACACCCCTCCATCGAGCAAATCCAGGACGCCGTTGAAAAGGCGATCGCCGCCTCCGGAAACTGGGAAGTAGCCCGCTCCTACGTGCTCTACCGCATGCAGCACTCCGCCAACCGCCTCGCCAAATACGAGGAAAACGGACTCGGCGACTACATCGCCATGGCGAAATACGCCCGCTACCGCCCCGACCTCAAGCGTCGCGAAACCTTCACCGAGGCCACCGACCGCGTGCGCGACATGCACCTCACCCATTTCGCGGCCAAGATCGACGCGCGCATCCCCGAAAAACTCCCCGCCGACATCGCCGCGCTCGCCGGCGACGCCGCCCCGCAACTTCTCGCCACCCTCGGCAACAAGCGCCTCTACGACATCATTCAAACGGTGTTCGACAAGGTCGCCGCCAAGCAAGTCCTCCCCTCGATGCGCTCCATGCAATTCGGCGGCGAGGCCATCCTCAAAAACCACTCGCGCATGTTCAACTGCTCCTTCGCAAACGTTGACCGCGTCGAGTTCTTCCGCGAATACCTCTACCTCCTACTCTCCGGCTGCGGCGTCGGCTTCTCGGTGCAAAAGCACCACGTCGCCATGCTTCCCTCGCTGCCCGCCCGCGCCAACGAATACGACCTGCCCGTCTGGCACTACCACATCCCCGACACCATCGAGGGCTGGTCCGACGCCGTGCACATGCTCTTCCAGTCCTTCTACGAAGGCAAAAAAATCGAGTTCAACTACTCGCTCATCCGCTCGCGCGGACTCCCCCTCAAAACCTCCGGCGGCAAGGCCCCCGGCCACCTTCCGCTCAAGCGCGCCCTCACACAAGTCGAGGAAATCCTCTCGCAAGCCGCGGGCCGCGCCCTGCGCCCCATCGAAGTTTACGACATCAACATGTTCCTCGCCAAGGCCGTGCTCGCCGGCGGCATCCGCCGCTCCGCGACCATCTGCCTCTTCTCGCCCGACGACGAGGAAATGATGAACGCCAAGACCGGCAACTGGTTCGAAAAATATCCGCACCGCTCCGCCTCGAACAACTCCGCCGTCCTCGCCCGCACCGAGGACAACCGTGCCCACTTCAAAAAACTCTTCAAGGCGCAAAAGGAATTTGGCGAGCCCGGCTTCTTCTTCTCCGACAACCCCGAGGCCGGCTGCAACCCCTGCGCCGAAATCAACCTCCTCCCCATTGTCGACTGGGAACTCTCCGGCGAGGAAGTCTCGAAGCTCTTCGCCTGGGGTTACAAGGGCGACCTCCCCGGCACCACGCGCCTCTCCGGTTTCCAGATGTGCAATCTGACAACCATCAACGGACGCGCCGCCACCACCGTTGAAAACTTCTTCGACGGCTGCATCGCCGCCACCGCCATCGGCACCCTTCAGGCCGCCTACACCAGCATGCCCTACCTCGGGCCCGTCACCCGCCTCATCAACGAGCACGACTCGCTCCTCGGTGTTTCCATCTGCGGCTTCATGGACAACCCCAACATCCTCTTCGACGCCGAAATCCTCACCCGCGGCGCGCACCTCTGCCGCGCCACCAACCGCCTCATCGCGGCGCTCATCGGCATCCGTCCCGCCGCCAAGCTCACCACCTGCAAACCCGAAGGCACCGCCTCGCTCATCCTCGACGCCGCCTCCGGCATCCACCCTCACCACTCGCGCCACTACTTCCGCCGCGTGCAGGCCAACCGCAAGGAGCCCATCTACACCTTCTTCAAGCAGCACAACCCGCAGATGACCGAGGCGTCCGTTTACAACCCCGACACCGACGACGTCATCACCTTCCCCGTCGAGGCGGCGCCGCAGGCCATCCTTCGCAAGGACATCAACGCGCTGCAATTCCTGCAACTCGTCGAGCTCGTGCAGCAATCCTGGGTCATCCCCGGCGGCGATCCCGAATCGCGCTCGCCGAACCTGCACCACAACGTCTCCAACACCTGCACCGTCAGCCCGACCGAATGGAACGACGTCGAGGAGTTCATCTGGGAGCACCGCGAATCCTTCACCGGCATCTCGCTCCTCCAGGACGCCGGCGACAAGGTTTATGCGCAAGCCCCCCGCGAGGAAGTCGCCACCGAAAGCGACATCATCCGCTGGAACATGCTTCGCCCGAACAAAGTTGACTACACCAAGATGCGCGAGGAAACCGACGAGACCAAACTCGCCGAACACATCGCCTGCGCCGGCGGCGCCTGCGAAATCGTGCACACGTAA